One segment of Streptomyces sp. YIM 121038 DNA contains the following:
- a CDS encoding ABC transporter permease subunit has protein sequence MKEAARFGSGSGPEAGARARRRVRLGALPRAGALVSRRWGRALLGALGVGGAVLVLELLSRTGAFGDGELPPATSVLARAAGMAVDDGFLGHLGTTVSAWLGGLALAVALAVPAGLLLGSLPRLGAASLAVVELARPVPSVALIPLAILVFAEPVRVERSLVCYAALWPILLNTLYGLRDVDPVAKETLRSFGFGPLSVLWRVSLPSAGPFVLTGVRIAASVGLVVAVSAELRAGGDSGLGVYLLQTQSGGGRPDLMVAGAVWAGALGVVANGVLVAVGRVAFPQARPFPRRRGSAPSTPGYRASRSSSNAGRAE, from the coding sequence GTGAAGGAGGCGGCGCGCTTCGGTTCCGGGTCCGGCCCGGAGGCAGGGGCGCGCGCCCGTCGCCGCGTGCGCCTGGGCGCCCTTCCGCGCGCCGGGGCGCTCGTCTCCCGGCGGTGGGGGCGGGCCCTGCTCGGCGCGCTCGGCGTGGGCGGGGCCGTGCTCGTCCTCGAACTCCTCTCCCGTACCGGCGCCTTCGGCGACGGGGAGCTGCCGCCCGCCACCTCCGTGCTCGCCCGCGCCGCCGGGATGGCCGTCGACGACGGCTTCCTCGGCCATCTGGGCACCACCGTCTCCGCCTGGCTCGGGGGGCTCGCGCTCGCCGTCGCCCTCGCCGTGCCCGCCGGGCTCCTGCTCGGCTCGCTGCCCCGGCTCGGCGCCGCGAGCCTCGCCGTGGTCGAGCTGGCCCGGCCCGTGCCGTCCGTCGCGCTCATCCCCCTCGCGATCCTCGTGTTCGCCGAGCCGGTCCGGGTCGAGCGGTCCCTCGTGTGCTACGCCGCGCTGTGGCCGATCCTCCTCAACACCCTGTACGGGCTGCGCGACGTCGACCCCGTCGCCAAGGAGACCCTGCGGTCCTTCGGCTTCGGGCCGCTGTCCGTCCTCTGGCGGGTGTCCCTGCCGAGCGCGGGCCCGTTCGTGCTCACGGGGGTGCGGATCGCCGCCTCCGTGGGGCTCGTCGTGGCGGTCAGCGCGGAGCTGCGGGCCGGGGGTGACTCGGGGCTCGGCGTGTATCTGCTCCAGACGCAGTCCGGGGGCGGGCGACCGGACCTGATGGTGGCCGGGGCGGTGTGGGCGGGGGCCCTGGGGGTGGTGGCGAACGGGGTGCTCGTGGCCGTGGGGCGGGTGGCTTTTCCCCAAGCCCGCCCCTTCCCGAGACGAAGGGGCTCTGCCCCCTCGACCCCCGGATATCGCGCTTCGCGCTCGTCCTCAAACGCCGGACGGGCTGAATGA
- a CDS encoding ABC transporter substrate-binding protein: MARGVRGRLRGTCPRAVLAPAAALALLLATAGCGDSGDDGGGTADGKGLEKSTITVGTMSVADTAPLQLAISKGFFKAEGLTVRTTTLQGGAESVGRLRAGALDISFGNYVSYFLAHANKALDVRIVADAFALAPKTHAVLVRKDSPVKTLKDLEGKKIAVNTKRNISSLLVQKAAKAEGVTFDEDEDFAEVDMPNMETALKTGSVDAVQAAEPFVSAIEESGTGRVVADLGRPPTAGFPIAGYATTARFAEKNKKTVEAFQRAMARAQKQAANRTTVVRTLPDYTRITPDQAAQLHLGGYPVALDPARLRRVVDLMREFGYLRRPLDVEPLLVRTGP, translated from the coding sequence ATGGCACGGGGAGTACGGGGCCGGTTACGCGGGACCTGTCCGCGCGCGGTCCTCGCCCCGGCGGCGGCCCTGGCCCTGCTGCTCGCCACGGCGGGCTGCGGCGACTCCGGCGACGACGGGGGCGGCACGGCGGACGGCAAGGGCCTGGAGAAGAGCACGATCACCGTCGGCACGATGTCCGTGGCGGACACCGCCCCGCTCCAGCTCGCGATCAGCAAGGGCTTCTTCAAGGCCGAGGGGCTCACCGTCCGCACGACGACGCTCCAGGGCGGCGCCGAGTCCGTCGGCAGGCTGCGCGCGGGCGCCCTCGACATCTCCTTCGGCAACTACGTCTCGTACTTCCTCGCGCACGCCAACAAGGCCCTGGACGTGCGGATCGTCGCCGACGCCTTCGCCCTGGCGCCCAAGACGCACGCGGTCCTGGTGCGCAAGGACTCGCCGGTCAAGACCCTGAAGGACCTCGAAGGCAAGAAGATCGCCGTCAACACGAAGCGGAACATCAGCTCCCTGCTCGTCCAGAAGGCCGCCAAGGCCGAGGGCGTGACGTTCGACGAGGACGAGGACTTCGCCGAGGTCGACATGCCGAACATGGAGACCGCCCTGAAGACGGGCAGCGTCGACGCCGTGCAGGCCGCGGAGCCGTTCGTCAGCGCGATCGAGGAGTCCGGCACCGGCCGCGTCGTCGCCGACCTCGGCAGGCCGCCGACCGCGGGCTTCCCGATCGCGGGGTACGCGACCACGGCGCGCTTCGCCGAGAAGAACAAGAAGACCGTCGAGGCCTTCCAGCGGGCCATGGCCCGCGCCCAGAAGCAGGCCGCCAACCGCACCACGGTCGTGCGCACGCTCCCCGACTACACCAGGATCACTCCCGACCAGGCCGCCCAGCTCCACCTCGGCGGCTATCCGGTGGCCCTGGACCCGGCGCGGCTGCGCCGGGTGGTGGACCTGATGCGGGAGTTCGGCTATCTGCGGCGGCCGCTCGACGTCGAACCGCTGCTCGTGCGCACGGGGCCGTGA
- the pepN gene encoding aminopeptidase N, translating to MPGTNLTREEAQQRAKLLTVDSYEIDLDLSGAQEGGTYRSVTTVRFDSAEANAETFIDLIAPAVHEVVLNDHALDVAAVFRDSRIALRHLREGRNELRVVADCEYTNTGEGLHRFVDPVDQQAYLYTQFEVPDARRVFASFEQPDLKATFQFTVKAPSGWTVISNSPTPEPKDDLWSFEPTPRISTYITALIVGPYHAVHSSYEKDGQSVPLGIYCRPSLAEFLDADAIFEVTRQGFDWFQEKFDYAYPFKKYDQLFVPEFNAGAMENAGAVTIRDQYVFRSKVTDAAYEVRAETILHELAHMWFGDLVTMEWWNDLWLNESFATYTSIACQAYAPGSRWPHSWTTFANSMKTWAYRQDQLPSTHPIMADIRDLDDVLVNFDGITYAKGASVLKQLVAYVGMDEFFQGVQAYFKRHAFGNTRLSDLLGALEETSGRDLKTWSQKWLRTAGINVLRPVVDVDSAGVITSFAVKQEAPALPAGATGEPTLRPHRIAIGLYDLDDSSGKLVRTDRVELDVDGELTAVEALVGRARPAVVLLNDDDLSYAKVRLDTESLAFVTAHLGDFEASLPRALCWASAWDMTRDAELPTRDYLALVLSGIAKESDIGVVQSLHRQVKLALDLYADPAGRDALLARWTEATLEHLRAAAPGGDHQLAWARAFAATARTESDLALLEELLDGSETIEGLAVDTELRWAFVGRLAAMGRLDEAGIAAESERDRTAAGERHAAAARAARPTPEAKAAAWASVVESDALPNAVQEAVISGFVQTEQRELLAPYAEKYFGAVKAVWESRSHEMAQQVAVGLYPSVQVSAATLDATDAWLASAEPSPALRRLITESRAGVERALRARAADKA from the coding sequence GTGCCCGGCACCAATCTGACCCGCGAAGAGGCGCAGCAGCGGGCGAAGCTGCTCACCGTTGACTCGTACGAGATCGATCTCGACCTCTCCGGAGCGCAGGAGGGCGGCACCTACCGGTCGGTGACCACCGTGCGCTTCGACAGCGCCGAGGCGAACGCCGAGACGTTCATCGACCTGATCGCCCCGGCCGTCCACGAGGTGGTCCTCAACGACCACGCCCTGGACGTCGCCGCGGTCTTCCGCGACTCCCGGATCGCCCTGCGGCACCTGCGCGAGGGGCGCAACGAGCTGCGCGTCGTCGCCGACTGCGAGTACACGAACACCGGCGAGGGCCTGCACCGCTTCGTCGACCCGGTGGACCAGCAGGCCTATCTGTACACGCAGTTCGAGGTGCCGGACGCGCGCCGCGTGTTCGCCTCCTTCGAGCAGCCGGACCTGAAGGCCACGTTCCAGTTCACCGTGAAGGCACCCTCCGGGTGGACGGTGATCTCCAACTCGCCGACGCCCGAGCCGAAGGACGACCTCTGGTCCTTCGAGCCCACGCCGCGCATCTCCACGTACATCACGGCCCTGATCGTCGGCCCGTACCACGCGGTGCACTCGTCGTACGAGAAGGACGGGCAGAGCGTGCCGCTCGGCATCTACTGCCGGCCCTCGCTCGCCGAGTTCCTCGACGCCGACGCGATCTTCGAGGTGACGCGGCAGGGCTTCGACTGGTTCCAGGAGAAGTTCGACTACGCGTACCCCTTCAAGAAGTACGACCAGCTCTTCGTGCCGGAGTTCAACGCGGGCGCGATGGAGAACGCGGGCGCGGTGACGATCCGCGACCAGTACGTGTTCCGCTCCAAGGTGACGGACGCCGCGTACGAGGTGCGCGCCGAGACCATCCTGCACGAGCTGGCCCACATGTGGTTCGGCGACCTCGTGACCATGGAGTGGTGGAACGACCTGTGGCTGAACGAGTCGTTCGCCACCTACACCTCCATCGCCTGCCAGGCGTACGCGCCGGGCTCGCGCTGGCCGCACTCGTGGACGACGTTCGCGAACTCCATGAAGACCTGGGCGTACCGGCAGGACCAGCTGCCGTCCACGCACCCGATCATGGCGGACATCCGCGACCTCGACGACGTGCTCGTCAACTTCGACGGGATCACCTACGCGAAGGGGGCCTCGGTCCTCAAGCAGCTGGTGGCCTACGTCGGCATGGACGAGTTCTTCCAGGGCGTGCAGGCGTACTTCAAGCGCCACGCGTTCGGCAACACCCGCCTCAGCGACCTGCTCGGGGCCCTGGAGGAGACCAGCGGCCGCGATCTGAAGACCTGGTCGCAGAAATGGCTCCGGACCGCGGGCATCAACGTCCTGCGCCCGGTCGTGGACGTCGACTCCGCGGGTGTCATCACCTCCTTCGCGGTCAAGCAGGAGGCCCCGGCGCTCCCCGCGGGCGCCACGGGCGAGCCCACCCTGCGGCCGCACCGCATCGCCATCGGCCTGTACGACCTCGACGACAGCTCGGGCAAGCTCGTGCGCACCGACCGCGTGGAGCTGGACGTCGACGGCGAGCTGACCGCCGTGGAGGCCCTGGTCGGCCGGGCCCGCCCGGCGGTCGTCCTGCTCAACGACGACGACCTGTCGTACGCGAAGGTCCGCCTGGACACCGAGTCCCTCGCCTTCGTCACCGCGCACCTCGGCGACTTCGAGGCCTCGCTGCCGCGCGCCCTGTGCTGGGCGTCCGCCTGGGACATGACGCGTGACGCGGAGCTGCCCACGCGCGACTACCTGGCGCTCGTCCTCTCCGGCATCGCCAAGGAGTCCGACATCGGCGTGGTGCAGTCCCTGCACCGCCAGGTGAAGCTCGCCCTCGACCTGTACGCCGACCCGGCCGGGCGCGACGCGCTGCTCGCCCGGTGGACGGAGGCGACCCTGGAGCACCTGCGCGCGGCCGCGCCCGGCGGCGACCACCAGCTCGCCTGGGCGCGGGCGTTCGCGGCCACCGCCCGCACGGAGTCCGACCTCGCGCTGCTCGAAGAGCTGCTCGACGGCTCCGAGACCATCGAGGGCCTCGCCGTGGACACGGAGCTGCGCTGGGCGTTCGTGGGGCGGCTCGCGGCCATGGGCCGACTCGACGAGGCGGGCATCGCCGCCGAGTCCGAGCGGGACAGGACCGCCGCGGGCGAGCGGCACGCCGCCGCCGCGCGGGCCGCGCGGCCGACCCCCGAGGCCAAGGCGGCCGCGTGGGCGTCCGTCGTGGAGTCCGACGCGCTGCCCAACGCCGTGCAGGAGGCCGTGATCTCCGGCTTCGTACAGACCGAGCAGCGGGAGCTGCTCGCGCCGTACGCGGAGAAGTACTTCGGCGCCGTCAAGGCGGTGTGGGAGTCCCGGTCGCACGAGATGGCGCAGCAGGTCGCCGTGGGGCTCTACCCCTCGGTCCAGGTGTCCGCGGCGACGCTCGACGCGACCGACGCGTGGCTCGCCTCGGCGGAGCCGAGTCCGGCTCTGCGGCGGCTGATCACGGAGTCCCGTGCCGGGGTGGAGCGGGCCCTGCGGGCGCGGGCCGCCGACAAGGCCTGA